In one Rhopalosiphum padi isolate XX-2018 chromosome 3, ASM2088224v1, whole genome shotgun sequence genomic region, the following are encoded:
- the LOC132925130 gene encoding uncharacterized protein LOC132925130: MLEPEPNTTIEGTKSLPCIELSSPILNTSDHSFASYKSFNTVHEREIQKPTEVRSNVKALIDKHRSFQENLLNSQVNDFNTKQKSFANACKNVGASDNDCTQMKGDTKQMENVENVVKNHVYNVFTAHIVNNQKPLQVEKHIVSKSKDFDFKIGTPERFWQNVVSVVSINNAYYQCLKQLIDKQKCKTLEDVIVHVDSMLKIAGDDSELIGLELVASSKQYFEKFGIVLDSKLNEALKKSSFLTYDSKMTALRMELAENKRRTKIAENSVAQLQKEKKDLLNILTSYDSENIHKISLEKRLEVEQQQNNELRDLISNIFNKKMPFTYSQ; this comes from the exons ATGTTAGAACCTGAACCTAATACAACAATCGAAGGTACAAAATCGTTGCCATGCATTGAACTGTCATCTCCCATACTAAATACGTCCGACCATTCGTTCGCATCTTACAAAAGTTTCAACACGGTTCATGAGCGCGAAATCCAGAAACCTACTGAAGTACGTTCAAACGTAAAAGCTTTGATCGACAAACATAGGTCGTTTCAAGAAAActtactaaattctcaagttaatgaTTTCAACACCAAACAGAAATCGTTTGCCAATGCTTGTAAAAATGTAGGTGCATCAGACAACGATTGTACACAAATGAAGGGTGACACGAAGCAGATGGAAAACGTCGAAAATGTT GTGAAAAATCATGTGTATAATGTTTTTACTGCCCACATAGTGAATAATCAAAAACCACTGCAGGTAGAAAAACACATTGTGTCGAAATCTAAAGACTTTGATTTCAAAATTGGAACGCCCGA ACGTTTCTGGCAAAATGTTGTTTCCGTGGTCAGTATTAACAACGCTTACTACCAATGTTTGAAACAGCTAatagataaacaaaaatgtaaaactctCGAGGACGTAATAGTTCATGTCGATTCGATGTTAAAAATAGCAGGCGATGATTCTGAACTAATCGGATTAGAACTCGTGGCCTCGTCCAAGCAGTATTTTGAAAAGTTCGGCATCGTATTGGACAGTAAACTAAATGAAGCATTAAAGAAAAGTTCGTTTTTAACCTACGACAGCAAGATGACTGCGCTTAGAATGGAGTTGGCCGAAAATAAGAGGCGCACAAAGATCGCCGAAAATAGTGTTGCGCAACTCCAAAAGGAAAAGAAAGACTTGTTGAACATATTAACCAGCTACGATTCTGAAAACATTCACAAAATATCGCTGGAAAAACGGCTTGAAGTTGAGCAACAGCAAAACAACGAATTAAGggatttaataagtaatattttcaataagaaAATGCCTTTTACCTACAGCCAATAA